AAATTTTGCACACGTCTGTCTCTTAGGATATGCCGGGAGCAAATTTTGCACCCGTCggtctcccgttcgtcgggagacatggggaGACATTTGACTCCCGTTCAGATGTCGGGAGAAAGATGAAGCCACCAACCAAAAAGCTTGGTGGAGCCAAATTTATCAAACATTCCAAATGCAACATAGCCGTCGTGGTAACTGAAGAAGTCAACCACGTCGAGAACAAATGTGGTTGGTATATCGACAAGGGCTTCACTGCCCACGTGTGTGCCGATAGAAGTAAGTTCTACACTTATAAGACTGTTGAGGGGAGAAAGCTTAACATGGGGAACCAAGTCTCGTCCAAATGTGTCGACTTTGGAGCTGTggtcctcaagatgacgtccgACGTGACAATCACTCTAAGAAAATGCTACATGTCCCGGACATACACAAGAACATAGTTTCTGGATCAATACTTGTAAAttggggtttaaacttgtatttgagtctgataagttttttgtgtataagtttggaaaccCCATCGGAAAATGTTATGTAACCGAGGGTTCTTTTTAAACTAAGTGTATCGGCTATTCGCCGCGTTAAAAAGCCATTAGCTAATAATGAAAATGTAAATACTTCCTCCTATTTGTGGCATTATAGATTAGGACATGTGAATCCTAATGCTATAAAAGTTTAGTAGACTTGGatttattaaaaacaaaagAAGTCAATAACCAAAACAAATGTGAGACTTGTCTTGAGGCGAAAATGACTAGAATATCGTTTCATTCTATTGAACGAAACATGAAACCCCTTGAAAATTCACattgatgtatgtgatttaaaattcgtgtaaactagaagtggtataaaatactttatcatgttcatagatgattgcacaagatgttgctatcattattttttaagaagtaaagatgaagcaattgaagtattcaaaaattataagaggAGGCGAGGCGAAGTGGGGAATCAACTTGGAttgtaaatcaaaatgattcaaagtgatagaggaggcgaatacgtagccccgtttgaggaattatgcaacacaagtggtataattcttCAAACGGTttcaccatattcaccacaatctattgGTGCTACAGAACTCAAGAAACCGAACTcttaaagagatgataaatGCGTTACTGATTAGTTTAGGGataccccagaacatgtgggggaaactattttgacagccaactacatcctaaatAAAATCGCACTCAAAAGTaaggatgttactccttatgagttgtggaagggaaggaaggcATCCTACAagtacctcaaagtgtgggggtgtttggcaaaggtgatggttcctccgcccaaagaagttacaatcggtcctaaaacggttgactgcatcttcattgggtatgcacttaatagtagtgcatatcgatttgttgtccacaagtctgaaatatcgactgtgacagtgggaacaacaatcgagtcaagaaatgctgtatttcttcaaaatatatttcctcgcaaagataaggaaaatattgcactCAATTCTGAtacgagaattgaggatgaagccactagttctaaatcagtggatgaagagccagaatcgcgcaagcgaacaatgcctgatccaaacgatgcggtaccaagacgtggtagcagggtcaaaacaccaaagacatttggtcgtgactatattgcatttatgttagatgaagaaccaacattgataaaagtagcctttgctggcccagacgggttgcattggagagaagctgttcaaagtgaaattgattcaattttgctaaaccacacgtgggtcttggttgatctacctgaaggtgctaaacctttaggatgcaaatgagtccttaaaagaaagtttaaggccgatggaacagtgaaCAAGTATAAAGTTAGACTGAtagtcaaaggctttaaacaaaaggaagggtatgatttcttcgatacctactAACTTGTAatgaggattacatcaattcgagtgcttctcgcgattgttgctgtacacaatcttgagattcatcaaatggatgttaagactgcgtttctaaatggtgacattgaagatgaaatctatatagaacaacctgaaggttttgtagtacctggacaagagaaaaagataTGTAAACTGGTaaaatccctctatggattgaaacaagtgTCGTTGCAGtgacacttgaaatttgataacttgatgttatcaaatggatttaaaatctacgaatgtgacaaatgtgtctacattaagaacactgataattgatacgttatagtgtgtctctatgttgatgatatgctaatcatgggtagtaacacccaagtgattaacgacacgaaagcaaagagaaacttcgacatgaaggatatggtctagccgatgtaattcttggaatgaaaattctaagaacatccgaaggaatcaccttaacacaatctcattatgttgagaaagtattaaagagGTTCAACGCCTGTGATGGCACCccggctaagacgcctatagagctcaatgttcacttgagcaagaacatgggtgagcccgttgcacaagaagattatgcacgggtcattggatgcattatgtatcttactaattgTACTCGACCTGATATTGCATGCGCAAtgaacaagttgagccgttatacgagcaatccaagcaaagagcattggaaagctcttgtaagagttttgaggtatctcaagtatactcaaaatcatgggctacacttttcgagatacccccggtacttgaagggtgctgcgatgcaaactggatatccgataacaaagactcactttcaacaagtggacatgtctttactattgggggtggtgctgtctcgtggaaatccacgaaacagacatgtatagcccgatccaccatggaatctgaattcataggTTTAGATAAAGCTGCGGAAGAAGCCaaatggcttaaaaacttccttgaagatattccatgttggtcaaagcccgtgcctctagtgttaattcactgtgatagccaagccgctattgggagggcaaacagtggcttgtacaatggtaagtctcgacacattcgtcgacgacataatatcgtgagacatttgatcacaacatgggtgattacaattgactacgtgaagtcaaAGGGGTTGTTGAGGAAGAAGTTGAGAAGCCAGGAGTCGGAATCATCGTTATGTCCGACGACGTGTTGACGGGTACAACGGGGGACACAGTTGATGgaacggtggcagcggcggtagacgggtcagtcgacatctccaagcaaaggTGTTGATCAAGTTCAGTTGGTATGTAAACTCCTTTAGTGACAATAATATCTCGTCTTGCTATTGTTAGAAAATGATCTGAGATACAAACTTGCCGGGAGAAAAGTACAtggaaaataaaacaatgaagatTACACGGAAAAAtctgtggaaagcggtaagttgagtcgaggagtcctctttccgcaagacgagatacgccccggtagtgctctcgctttggcgtgtcgtccccaaagataaaacggcttcgtctctgaagtagcagcaccgctagtggcagagctccggcgaacgggagtaagacgggggcagagcttcgacgggaagattatgtagagaggaagagagcgtgtatgcaagaatgcttgtgtatgttctgTTATGAACGCAATGGATGCAtgtctatttataggccaaggcCCAATTAAGTATATGAATCTACAAGACTGAAATTAGAAATATATGTGACTCATCTTCAAACCAGAGAATGTGTATTGAAATTATGTCAAGAAAACCAGAGttagaaattgaaattgaaattgaaattgaaattgaaattgaaattgaaattgaaattgaaattgaaattaaaattagaattccTTAAAAATGCAAGCGGGCCtacattcaatttcatttaaaactttatggaaaaaaataaatatttctgGTCCTAATCCGTGGCTTGCAGTGCACTGAATTATCTCAACTAAAATTGGTCATATATAGTATTCTGATTAGGGCTGTCAaatcgggtacccgcgggtacccgacccgaaattttcgggtacccgatcccgaaaatccaaaaaattgatacccgatacccgatccgAAAAATTTTCGGGTACCCGGATACCCGAttcgggtatccagtcccgataaatcgggtacccgaaatacccgatttaaaaaaaatgctcCAATATCATATTTTATTGCCTTTCTCTGTAAAATGCATAAATTAATTAGCTCGAGGGAATTTAGTGTAATCAgccataataaaataatactagtaatcaCAGCTCTCATGAATCATGGTAtggtataaaataattaattgcgtataatatttttttatttaagtggTGATCCAAAGTGGGACTAAAAAAATTGGGTTAATGTTTtggtattaattttataatatattttcacTTTGCAATACATTCATTTTTTAGATATTAGTACATACTCCTACTTAATATACAATGAACTTGATGCATATATACTATTACAAATAATTACCAATTAATTATGCTAGAATAAATTAGACTATACTCAAGTTTATATGCTAATTTTATTTGACCAATTAAACCTTACTCGAAAAATTTGTGACAAACTCAGATCTATTGAAACTTTATGAGGACACAAACATACTATTACCTTTgtcacacaaaaaatatttaattgatttaactAATGTGTATGTGTACCCTAATTGaattaattgataaattaaattaaacattATTAATTTCGGGTATTTCGGGTATTCGGGTATTACccgatcgggtatcgggtaacccGATACCCGAAAATCCCAATAACCCAATACCCGATCCCGACCCGAATCGGGTCCCGATACCCGAAAATCCCAATAACCCAATACCCGATCCCGACCCGAAACCCGATttttcgggtatcgggtatccaattacccgattttttcgggttcgggtatcgggtatccaatacccgatatccaaTTTGACAGCCCTAATTCTGATCACAGCCAGAAAAGAATGAACAAATAATTATGTTTccgaaaaaaataaagtaccTAGAAATTAACtctaaatatatactcctaatAAAAGTAGAAAGGAATAATTAATATGGTAGTGAAGTCCAGCCAAAGAGGTGGTCTCCTATATGTGATGTCTCTTCAAGACATACACACATGGGATTGTCCATACCATGCTTAGATTGAAATGTGCTTATGATAACAATATTTAGAATTGAAAATAAAGGTGAACTAAATATGCTACCTTGAGATTGAGTTATGAAGCTGTATAAACTTAAACTGATCAACTCCATTTTGAAGAGTTGCATATTGATGATTggataaaattaaattactgaattcatctcaaaacaaatgaaataaattcAGATTCGACtcaaataattcatcttatATTCAACAACAAATCAATGCATTATAGAATTATGCTGCTCACTTGTCAGACATGATCTAAATAATTTTTTCCTCAAAGACAATAATATGGTTCCTAATTCCAAAAAACATCCATACCACTAAATTTTGCATGCCCCTCGTCATGGCAACCTGCATGAATAATATTCCTTCATCCCATAAAAACATGTACACTTTCTATTTCCGTACGTTTTAGAAAATATGGgtattttcatttatagaaatttGTCCCCAACTCATTAcctatatatatcaatttatttataacttataccgCTATGACCCATcattacaactcattaaacactaataataatgtgctCTCAATGTCCACTAACACTACTCTAAGTACCTCTGTCcacatctctcttattttactaattgtttattaattttcgtgccatttcaaatgcatatatttttatgggacgaagagTAATATAATGAGGTATTGATGTCTAATAGTATCACGAAACTTGCTAAAATTTTActgtagtatatttttttcacAAACTTTACTTGACATATTATATCACGAACTTaaatagttgttgaattttttcAGCGGCAACAGAATCCGACTACAATAAAATGAGATGGATAACTATATATGTCTTCTATGTGATGTGATGACAAATTATATGTATAGCTGGTGCAAAAATAGAAAATCTTTCTTTTTGGACCGTTtcctaaaaaatagaaatactccATTATAAGAAAGTCATTTCTCTTTATGAGGTGAgctcatttttcactaacacactttttttttcctatttctctcttactacTAACGAAATGGAGTAGAAGTGGAGACATGATTTGAGATCTGTAAACATAAATGTTCCAGCACAATACATCTCAATCAATGGCTGTGCAGATGTCGACTCTTTCAATTCCCAAAACCTCTCTTCAAAAAATTCCTTAACTCTTCTCTTCTTCACTCCTCTCCAAAATAGTAAATCAGATAAACTACAAACAACTCTTCAATTTAATTTGGAATGTGATGGAGCTCCTCAAGCCTAGTTTCCTTTGCATTctacttcttcttctcctcctcttcttcgGGCCGGGCTTTTCAGCAGGTTCCcaccccccctctctctctcccactAGTCActgcatatatatgtatatatgtgtctCTCTAAATGTGATGGTGATGCAGGGAGAATGCATGCGAAGAATATGGGATCAGAGGTTTACGATATTGATTACAGAGGGCCGGAGACGCACACATACAACCCGCCGCCGAATCGGGCCGGCCCGAGAATCCCTCATCAAGCCCGCCACAAGTCCAAACGGAATGTAAGGAGAAATCTTGATAGGAAAAATTCTAGATCTTGAGTTTTAAATGATCCTTCATAGtatattattcttattattattattattattattattattattattattattattattattattattattattgtctctttttttaaaaaaaagaaattaatctaTTTGCATTTGTGTGATTTCTTCAAAATTGTGTtaagtaggagtataatttatgcaattttgCTTGTTTTTTAAAATCTCAATTTTGTACTTGGTTTCAATTTTGGTCGAGAATTCAACATCGAAAAATTAAAtcaacttgtttgatttttgaataATAGAGGTGTCATGGTATATAATTGATTTTTTGGAAGCCGAATTTTAGTTGTGGGCCAAAATGAATCTAAAAGAATAACAATAAACGAATtgatcatttttaaaaattttccaaAATTCAGGCCGCAAACTATGCTCAACTCTTTTATTTAGATAAAACGAAAATTTAGGGATGGGTAAGCTATTGGGCACTATAACGGATGATGATGTTCTATTTTGTTTACGATTATTTGTTAATGTTAATTTATTAGAATTACTAtattatggagtactatatactaCGAGGGTTTATTAAGGGATTAAGTGCACCTTGATATATTATTCGTTGCAATATATCCTTGCTTATTGATATATGCATGTGGAAATAGGAGGTTaaagtacttttttttataaagtagAAATATAGAATTCTTACACGTAGCGTGCATTTATGCGCAATTACTTACACTAAATTGTTGACGACAAGAAGGAAGttgcatttaatttaatcaACCAACAATTCTATAATGCTTTTATTGCACCGCTCCATTCTTTTATTAGTAGCACTCTCTTTGTTACATAAAAAAACGTGCATCTTTTATTTTTGTCtatcttaaaaaaaaatagcCTTTTTTATTTATGGAAAGCTGTCTTCCACCCGTTATCTATATGACCatattcaaaaatttatttacaTTGCagcaaataattttttaatttaaggcgccccactgctgatgcctaaataaatattttttttgctgcaataaaaaatttatttataacttagggcatcagcagtggggcgtcCTATGGCGTgtcacgtcatcagttttatcctccttccccccacctgcagtgggcgcCCTAAgtcgcgccctatggcgcgccacatcatcattttattgttttgtttaattaatttaaatgttttcaaataacaagtaacgagtaaataaaaaacgtctaaataacaaatagcgacgcattaataaaaaaaagttacactattcaacttacaaaaaaaatcaactaagtcggtgcaattcccaacttccgacgcaactcatcgattaacgcccggagatattcggcttcgtcggggtcggtacacttcttgagggccttgtgcgtttgcaataacgtcctcgccatcgacgttgttgccaacgactcaaacgcggtggccgtctgggtcgggagcgttTCCGGGAACGGAGATAGGTTTGCAGCGGTCAAGGATGAGGTCGCgaccgccttccccttggccttcacaggcttgacgccgggaggacgccgggacgacaccggtgtgccggaactcccttcatccacgtacgtccggttaaggtcaaccgggtgattgccgctgccgctgctcgtgttataaccagcttcggtggtcttcgtcctcttcggcacaccagtgtgcagaattccaccttggaacttctgcttgtccctcaagagcgcccagatggcctcgtgcttgaagtcgacgtacatcgaccggtacgacaacaacgctttagcaagctctcgccgctcccctgtgcccgcgtgaacttctcgaacttcgccgcgtacaagttcacttgcttcttcacttgatcccagtgcttgcggagttgctcacgtttgcgcttgtacgcggtcggcggcttggcctcattgtagaggccggcgatgcgctcccagtacgcgacctgcctctggttgttcgcgaaaatcgggtcttcctatatatctacccaacaccgggccaaaatgaggttttcgtcgtcggtgtagttcgtacggccgggggcgtactcatcgcaatttccgggaggtggcaacttctgcgcccgctgccggttccgcttctttttggctggggcggaagcggtcacggcgggttcgggatcggccgctgcggcaTCACGGCGGGAGGGAGCACTTGGTCGGTTtagagacggctccatgtcagacaacccgtacgattccgtactgaaatcgggatcgtactgggtgtcggcgtcgaacgaacgatattcaccgggttctgtacccgaccaacgcgcctctccgctaaacataggactattgggacttgaatccatttcgtagtaattatgtaaatgtaataagtttcgaaagtgaaatcatgaaatgaaattacaaatgaaatctatttttaaaaaaacgaaaccgcgtgccatcgtccgcgtagcccacagtgggtcggacgatggcgcggacgatggcctatcgtccgcggccatcgtccgcgtaggccgcaatggggcggacgatgggcatcgtccacgctatactccgcgcccttagtatagggcgcgacgatcgtccgcaaCCTATGTCACGTacctgcaatggggcggacgatgcgcgcccgcgcatcgtccgccccattgtcctccccattgcggatggccttactccctccgtcttggTCTAAGCAAGATATTTCTattttggcacaagaatttagATACTGATGttagttaattaaattattgataggaaggtaagagagaaaaagagaaaaaaaaagtaagagagctgataaagtaagaaagagaaagagaaagagataataaagtaagagagatgataaagtaggagagatgagagGATAAAGTAGGTGAGATGAGTGAGGTGATTGAtgccaaaaaagaaaacgtctcacttaggttgggacgtaccaaaaagaaatacgtctcagggacggaggaagtatatcattacaactcattaaacactaataataatatggatccactatccactaacactactttaactaccattttcTTCTCCTCTCTTTTATTAAGAGCATCATCTCcaagagaaaagataaatggagaagtaaaaagaaataactaccatatttaccccttcttcataaaatttcatgctccaaTGGAAAAGGTATTTGAGGaggtattataccttctttcattttgagaaggtatttttatctattcttgatagaaaaggtaaaaacttagttatttttgtttactttttaATTTACCTTCTTTACTTGGAGTCCTTCACTTTTTTAAAAAGGTATAATAACCTTTTTGAGAAtgtaaatgagaaatatatcTTCTCAATATATCTTTTCTCCTTGAAGATGCTCTAAGTGTGCATTAAATTTCGTGTTATTtcaaatgcatatatttttaagggatgaaaggagtattatttttggtatttttatcGAGAAGAAGTGTTTTCTAGTGTAGATTTGTCTCGAAGTGTTTTCTAGTGTAGATTAATTGAGAAAAGGATAGGCCTTCTAATAAagctaaaaaattaaattaaattaaattaaataatagactaaaattcaaaattagtttTACACATTTGTTCAAACAAACTTTTTCGTCCTACACATTTAATCCATTTAATCTGTTCAATTGTAGTCCTAAATAATATTTTTGGTCTATGTTAAATGGTTTTGTGTAAAATTAATGATCAATTGCATCTTAAAATCCAAAATTAGTCAAgtatatttatacataaaaaACTATTTGATCCAACATATTAAATATGTTATCATTTTTAGTTATAGACAATATGTTTTGGTCTATATTTAACTtgttaataatattaaaatgtgGTTGACTATTCATTTTTAACGAAACTATAATATATgtacaaaatatattttcttaattaaacCAAAAGCTAATACACTTGATGTAAGATCAAAATATATTATCTTAATTAGACCAAAAATTAATACACTTAATATAAGACcaaaattattttctaaataaatGTATAGGACCTGTTttagaattaaatttaaataataatgctAAATTTACCCAAAGTGTTCTCTTATAAATGATGTTTTGCCACTATATATGTCCTTATCAATATAGATGTTACCGTTTTTAACCTCTTTTTCAGTGAACTAAATTGGTAACTCTCtcttcaaataaaaataatactgtaAGGTGGTATTTAgttttcaagataaaataatactatcaaaatataatctatgattgagttgtgagattattttagtcatagggggttagctatgactaatattcatctaggattgagttgtggggttgaatattatgaaccaaacacactacaaatttaatctcggatacaatcttgtaAACCGAACACCTCCTAAAGATCTTTGATTGATATAGCAGGTATGTAAAAATAGATAGCaagttatttttgtttaaagATTCAACATACAAGCTCAACAAAATTTATTGACTTTTAACTActtgagagaaaaaagtttgCATTGAACCTCACGAGTATATGCATATACGAAGTAACATTTATGGATATTACAATTTATGGTTATAATCCATCTCCTTTGTGTTACTAAGAACTCAAGCTACGGTGGTTATGGAAATACTATTTGCACAAGTCACCACATAAAGTGATGTATGATCGTTTAGAAGCTTAAAGTAAATATTAATACACAATACTAATATACAAATCTCTTAAGCATCAAGATTCTTGGTGGATGGTTGCTGCCACCATTCGAGCCCAATCCTTCAAATGCTTCTTCACCTTGTCCGAATCATCCGAAATCCTTAAACTCAGTATCAATGGAGAATCTAACATTTTCACCAGCCATGACTCCGACCAATATGGCCTCAtgaattttccatttttttcttcatCAACATCAATACGACTCCCTAAATCTTGCTCATGGGATTTGATTCTCTGTAATCCGGGGATCAGGCTGATCATATGCCTGCTTAAGTTGTGCTCCTTGAAATCAAACCCTAAATCCATGAACCCTCTCACTTCTTCAAGCTCGAGATCGGCTGAGCTCAGAGCTTTCCGCATTGAGGTTCTTGAACATTGTTTTTGGAGTGATCTTGGTGGCCTAGTTTTCGTCGAAACTAGGTATAACTTTGCTGCTCTATCCTCACATCTAGGAGTAGATGTAGTACTAGTTTCCTCAACATGATCACTTTCTTGCCTCTTGCTCGCAACCTATAAAAATTATCATATcatataaacaaacaaaacataattctctctctttatctttgaGTTTGTATGTGTAGAGAGTGACAAGTTGAGGTAGTTACCTGTGAGGAAGCTACTGCAGAAGATGATGAAGGGATTTGTTGGTTTGGGATTGTGACTGAAATTTGGGAGATGTGTTTTGATGAATAATTTGGTGGTTTTGAGGAAATAACAATCTGGTGAAACCAGAGGTGATCCATGGCCTCAAATGGGCACATATCATAATTCTCGGTTGCCATCTCTGGGGGTTGGCAGGAGATGGGGTTTCGGAAGAGGAGGAGAGATATAAGACATATAACATATGAAGACAAGATGTATATATATTGGTCTTAACTAAGGAGTGATGCAATAGTTGTAAAGTATTAAGGTTAAATTTAAGGGAAAGAAAACTGTGTGGTGGTGTATATGTGTTGTGTTGGGATGAGAGTTGGCAAGAAAAAGGAATAAGGTGAATCATAGGAATGTGGTCATGAGTTAGGGAACCTTGTTCCCCACATATTCTTCACATGTGGAATGACTAGTTTGGACATGGCCATGCCTCAAAAGGTGATAAGAACAAAACATTCTATGGTGTGAAAACAGAAGGCAATCATCAAATCAAACATTAAATTTATTAAGACAGATGGAAGAATAGTTTCATGGTTGTAGTTTGTGAGAATCAATTCTGTATTCACGGTTGGAGCTATTCCTATTTCTCTACACTATCATCAACCAGTTGTTACTTACTAGAGTACATGATTGGAGTCTGAACATgattaatagtaatatttagATAAAcagtaataaattaatatttttatgtgaaaacaaaTAATATATGCATGTATTTTTCGATTGTAATGCAAGAATTGCAATTTTGAGTCTCAACAGAGTGTGGTAAATCTGATTACTATTAAATATAACAGGAAATTTAATCATCAAATGGGCATTTGGTCTAGTGGTATGATTCTCGCTTAGGGTGCGAGAGGTCCCGAGTTCCAATTCTCGGAATGCCCCAA
This genomic interval from Salvia splendens isolate huo1 chromosome 13, SspV2, whole genome shotgun sequence contains the following:
- the LOC121761453 gene encoding uncharacterized protein LOC121761453, with amino-acid sequence MELLKPSFLCILLLLLLLFFGPGFSAGRMHAKNMGSEVYDIDYRGPETHTYNPPPNRAGPRIPHQARHKSKRNACFFRQCGGGDYMTLAHGLHHPKSSTLNQTIY
- the LOC121761452 gene encoding uncharacterized protein LOC121761452, which codes for MATENYDMCPFEAMDHLWFHQIVISSKPPNYSSKHISQISVTIPNQQIPSSSSAVASSQVASKRQESDHVEETSTTSTPRCEDRAAKLYLVSTKTRPPRSLQKQCSRTSMRKALSSADLELEEVRGFMDLGFDFKEHNLSRHMISLIPGLQRIKSHEQDLGSRIDVDEEKNGKFMRPYWSESWLVKMLDSPLILSLRISDDSDKVKKHLKDWARMVAATIHQES